A window of Natrinema versiforme contains these coding sequences:
- a CDS encoding alkaline phosphatase family protein produces MTDTIVIGLDGATWNVLQPLIRDGALPNIKQVISSGSSGDLESTFPPITAPAWLSMATGQNPGKTGVFYFLNRESPDSFEFETLGSDKFHGQSFWDILSAHDQSVGIFNYPMLYPPYETNGFMVSGLGSEADETITYPESLGSELDDVTDGYRVKVPYADPKYQGYPEKLESDLLDIIGKRETAIEYLISEKDPDHFFGIISATDWAQHYFWRYADEDHVLYDSTAGHEEMLERIWMRVDEAVGTVADIARAEDADLVIVSDHGFGPINKTFHSNEWLEQEGYLNRTEQSLTDQVRTTYFPYLRRIGESVVSLVPQLNDLAKSVGKSVRKTPGEDIDFESSIAFAPRQNLTSGMIYLLSDDPEDKQEIIDGLESLVTLEDGPSEIDIYEPDGVYHGPKTDLAPDLMIEIDDFECAVDPRPKASGQIFSDGPPSKARSGGHNREGIIIASGPSIDSGTEIEGQIYDVAPTLLSLHGAPIPKEMDGEVRTELLIETDVDGVIPSKHPISDLVDSDTGVGREDDDAVQQRLEDLGYI; encoded by the coding sequence ATGACTGATACAATAGTTATAGGTCTAGATGGAGCTACCTGGAATGTTCTGCAACCATTAATTCGTGATGGGGCTCTTCCCAATATAAAGCAAGTTATTTCATCCGGAAGTTCCGGAGACTTAGAGAGCACGTTCCCGCCTATCACTGCCCCTGCATGGCTCTCTATGGCGACAGGACAGAATCCGGGAAAAACCGGCGTTTTCTACTTCCTCAATCGTGAAAGTCCAGACTCGTTCGAGTTCGAAACACTGGGGTCGGACAAATTCCATGGGCAGAGCTTCTGGGACATTTTATCAGCTCACGATCAGTCAGTAGGTATCTTCAATTACCCAATGCTGTATCCGCCGTACGAAACAAACGGATTCATGGTTAGTGGCCTGGGATCGGAAGCAGATGAAACAATTACGTATCCTGAATCACTCGGTTCGGAACTCGATGATGTGACTGACGGCTATCGAGTAAAAGTTCCGTATGCTGATCCGAAATACCAGGGTTATCCCGAAAAGTTGGAATCCGACCTGTTAGATATCATCGGGAAGCGTGAAACCGCGATCGAGTACTTAATCTCCGAAAAAGATCCCGACCACTTCTTCGGAATTATAAGCGCTACTGATTGGGCACAGCACTACTTCTGGCGCTACGCTGACGAAGACCACGTTCTGTACGATTCGACAGCTGGTCACGAAGAAATGTTGGAACGAATCTGGATGCGAGTCGATGAGGCAGTTGGCACGGTAGCAGACATCGCTCGTGCTGAAGACGCCGACCTCGTCATCGTCTCGGACCATGGATTCGGCCCTATTAACAAAACGTTCCATTCGAACGAGTGGCTCGAGCAAGAGGGATACCTGAATCGCACAGAACAGTCGCTTACCGATCAAGTCCGGACCACGTATTTCCCGTATCTTCGTCGAATCGGTGAATCAGTCGTTAGTCTGGTTCCCCAATTAAATGACTTGGCAAAATCGGTCGGTAAGTCAGTCCGGAAAACGCCTGGCGAAGACATCGATTTCGAGAGCAGCATTGCCTTCGCCCCGAGGCAAAATCTCACTAGCGGGATGATTTATCTCCTTTCCGATGATCCGGAAGACAAACAGGAAATTATCGATGGATTAGAATCGCTCGTGACACTCGAAGACGGGCCAAGTGAAATCGATATTTACGAGCCGGACGGTGTCTACCATGGTCCAAAAACAGATCTTGCTCCTGATCTCATGATCGAAATCGACGATTTTGAATGTGCCGTCGATCCTCGTCCAAAGGCAAGCGGGCAAATCTTCTCTGATGGCCCACCATCGAAAGCTCGTAGCGGTGGACACAATCGTGAGGGAATCATCATCGCCTCCGGACCATCGATCGATTCTGGAACGGAAATCGAGGGGCAGATCTACGATGTGGCACCGACTTTACTTTCTCTCCATGGAGCGCCGATTCCGAAGGAAATGGACGGCGAAGTTCGAACAGAATTACTAATCGAGACGGATGTAGACGGAGTCATACCGTCGAAGCACCCCATTTCGGACCTCGTTGACAGTGATACCGGGGTTGGACGAGAAGACGATGACGCTGTTCAACAGCGTCTAGAAGATCTTGGATATATCTGA
- a CDS encoding glycosyltransferase family 4 protein, producing MLVDISGESGQNLYSRQIANALSRIDGVQLTIICPTPSNDPPEVLSSDNVTPEYITEKRRRDPAWHISAQPEILRKLRKIQKNNNIDGIVCSLKVSLLTPPFYSYSNDIPQILLVEGLMEKTISRMSPFIGASLLARIIATINAKNSTYTFAAYEEAKEWIQSRGNIADDSIEIFHHGVDTNQFSPVPRSAARERIHEPIDDEDFVITFVGSFKQYHCLEPLLEAIDRLDEDVKLLLVGDGPMLDKTKSLAHDLNIDSYFPGFIDHNQVNIYISASDLAYGVIDPDHWGSPMKVFEYLSCGVPVIATKSTELEFIGTHDLGELINDSSPDSIRSAIEVLIDLPIEERNQMGNRGREYSIENRTWDTLAENIVKKIGEYHD from the coding sequence ATGTTAGTTGACATTTCTGGAGAATCTGGACAAAACTTATATTCTCGTCAGATCGCTAACGCACTATCTAGAATTGATGGTGTTCAGTTGACCATTATTTGCCCAACACCGTCTAACGATCCCCCGGAAGTTCTATCATCAGACAACGTAACTCCAGAATACATAACTGAAAAGAGGCGACGGGATCCAGCGTGGCATATTAGTGCCCAACCAGAAATACTACGAAAATTAAGAAAAATACAAAAGAACAACAACATTGATGGGATCGTTTGTTCATTGAAAGTCAGTTTACTAACTCCACCATTTTATTCATATTCGAATGATATTCCCCAAATACTATTAGTTGAGGGATTGATGGAAAAAACAATCTCAAGGATGTCACCGTTTATTGGTGCATCTCTCTTAGCAAGGATAATAGCAACAATAAATGCGAAGAACAGCACGTATACTTTCGCGGCATATGAAGAAGCAAAAGAGTGGATACAATCTCGAGGAAATATCGCAGATGACTCAATAGAGATATTCCACCATGGAGTAGATACAAATCAGTTCAGTCCGGTACCACGATCTGCCGCCAGAGAAAGAATTCACGAACCTATTGACGATGAGGATTTTGTTATAACATTTGTTGGCAGCTTCAAACAGTATCACTGTCTCGAACCACTACTAGAAGCAATTGACCGCTTAGATGAAGATGTTAAATTATTATTGGTAGGAGATGGCCCTATGCTAGATAAAACTAAGTCACTCGCTCATGATTTGAATATAGATTCGTATTTCCCAGGATTCATTGATCATAATCAAGTGAATATATATATTTCGGCGAGTGATCTCGCATATGGTGTTATTGATCCAGATCATTGGGGTAGCCCTATGAAAGTATTTGAGTATTTAAGCTGTGGAGTTCCAGTTATTGCAACAAAATCCACTGAACTGGAATTCATCGGAACACATGACCTAGGTGAATTGATAAATGATTCTTCGCCAGATAGCATTCGATCGGCGATCGAGGTATTAATTGATCTGCCTATCGAAGAGCGGAACCAGATGGGGAACAGAGGTCGAGAATATAGTATTGAAAACCGAACATGGGATACGTTAGCGGAAAACATAGTCAAAAAGATAGGAGAATACCATGACTGA
- a CDS encoding glycosyltransferase, with amino-acid sequence MRPNIGLLNLSSHENYLLDLCKITAEIANVTVFTTEGICKRIIGKTSTLQNDINWVTKKDHETDHSFLSRIQSQEMVNLDSLISFPFYGTIFDYLQYDNFNPNCQFILFAYDLNGWIGREIGLTPKIYNYLKYPIKQKFLKKIDLLLVEFEPIMVYARNHFHETTVETFTSVIHKNNIKESSELSQAHDQESPITITVPGLIDESRREYETILRALESLSNIGMNDIEFVLLGQPVGDYGESIIRRAKKFEGPRMKVVSFHNWIPEKEFSHYIEKSNLLISPLRRTRKSDGFVEHYGQSKGSGAISDAIRNATPLLLPEWYEVPDRLMPGINTFKSDNDLSRIVSKFIKDNKIRQNLKEGAKEAASEYTRTKQKKRLHEIIQL; translated from the coding sequence ATGCGACCAAACATCGGATTACTTAATCTATCATCTCATGAAAATTATCTTCTTGATCTCTGTAAAATTACTGCTGAAATAGCTAACGTTACAGTTTTCACTACAGAAGGGATTTGCAAACGAATAATCGGCAAGACTTCTACTCTCCAAAATGATATTAATTGGGTTACAAAAAAAGACCATGAAACGGATCATTCCTTCCTATCGCGCATACAGTCCCAAGAGATGGTTAATCTTGATTCACTAATATCATTCCCGTTCTATGGAACTATATTCGACTATCTGCAATACGATAACTTTAACCCAAATTGCCAATTCATTCTTTTCGCATACGATTTAAATGGATGGATTGGTAGAGAAATCGGACTCACTCCAAAAATATATAATTATCTAAAATACCCCATAAAACAAAAATTCCTAAAAAAAATAGATCTATTGTTAGTGGAATTTGAGCCAATAATGGTATATGCTAGAAATCACTTCCATGAAACTACTGTCGAGACGTTCACATCAGTCATACATAAAAATAATATTAAAGAAAGTTCCGAGCTTAGCCAAGCCCATGATCAAGAAAGCCCGATTACAATAACCGTACCAGGTTTGATAGACGAAAGCCGACGAGAATATGAGACTATTCTTAGAGCGCTAGAAAGTCTATCCAATATTGGTATGAATGATATTGAATTCGTATTATTAGGTCAACCAGTTGGTGACTATGGCGAAAGTATCATTAGAAGAGCTAAAAAATTTGAAGGTCCGAGGATGAAGGTAGTTAGTTTCCATAATTGGATACCTGAGAAAGAATTCTCACACTATATTGAAAAGAGCAACCTTCTTATTAGCCCTCTACGAAGAACTAGAAAATCAGATGGGTTTGTTGAACACTATGGTCAAAGCAAGGGGTCTGGTGCTATTTCAGATGCAATCCGCAATGCGACACCATTATTACTTCCAGAATGGTATGAAGTTCCCGATCGGCTAATGCCTGGTATCAATACATTCAAGTCAGATAATGATCTATCCCGTATTGTTTCCAAGTTTATAAAAGATAATAAGATACGTCAAAATTTAAAAGAAGGGGCAAAGGAAGCTGCCAGTGAATATACTAGAACTAAGCAAAAGAAAAGACTGCACGAGATTATACAATTATAA